In Luteibaculum oceani, the following are encoded in one genomic region:
- a CDS encoding patatin-like phospholipase domain-containing protein has translation MALTRISIRERLLRFFYFFPFQLMILHIKKNHLLLFSWIIIFAYLSGNLATKYGVSILFLYPEYLGENNYIAFAILGFSAGGFIMAFNLYSYIMHGFRFPFIASLSRPFLKFSINNFIIPLLFVIYYCYYSADYQLNKELIPGDKVFFNLLGFIGGLFLFCLISFAYFLSTNKDVFRFVKARKGLSEGFGLIKDKKSLKKENQRWQNLRQNRRTWRVETYLKSFLKVGLARDSIHYNNEIIAKILAQNHINASIFEIIVIISFLVIGSLREYALFMIPAAASLFLLFTMLLMIISALYSWFKGWTISVIILLVLIINSASSETNILNKESRGFGLNYDSRTPYNEYVRSGFPDEEKREQDRAITLEMLNNWKDKIRKKYGKRKPKMILLNSSGGGMRSALWNFKLLNYLDSVTQGAFYDHVVLITGSSGGMLGQSYFREIKLRTQQGHDIQAPLNYYPKLGKDILNPIAFSLVTNDLFIRYQRIKDNDFSYVKDRGYAFEKAFNENTNYFLDKRMGDYTMPERKAEIPMMIITPSIVNDARKLLIASNPVGYLTTNPDEESRPLLENIEMAHLLAASQPLDLKFTSALRMSSTFPYILPSVTLPTYPGIDVIDAGLRDNYGLTTSIAFASEFEDWIARNTSGVIFLQMRDLQKVASVNKNINSTFLKKLISPLETVYGNIFNVHNFNQDQIWKQFTSGSKIKAETVIITLQRSRKDKISLSWHLSQKEKQYITQSLQEPGNYPEIENLLNKLSNGR, from the coding sequence ATGGCATTAACGAGAATTTCCATACGAGAGAGGCTACTTAGGTTTTTCTATTTTTTCCCTTTCCAATTGATGATTCTTCACATCAAAAAGAATCATCTTTTACTTTTTAGTTGGATTATAATTTTCGCCTATTTATCTGGAAATTTAGCAACCAAATACGGGGTATCCATTTTATTCTTGTACCCAGAATATTTAGGGGAAAACAACTATATCGCCTTTGCCATTTTAGGATTTTCCGCAGGCGGATTTATAATGGCCTTTAACCTTTATAGCTATATAATGCATGGCTTTAGATTCCCATTTATTGCCTCACTGTCTCGCCCCTTTCTTAAGTTTTCCATCAACAATTTTATAATCCCACTCCTATTTGTAATCTATTACTGCTACTATTCAGCAGATTATCAATTAAACAAAGAGTTAATTCCTGGAGACAAGGTATTCTTTAATTTACTTGGTTTTATTGGCGGATTATTTCTTTTCTGCCTCATTTCCTTCGCCTACTTTCTCTCTACCAATAAAGATGTCTTTCGATTTGTGAAAGCTAGAAAAGGACTTTCTGAAGGCTTTGGTTTAATAAAAGACAAAAAGAGCTTAAAGAAAGAAAATCAGCGTTGGCAGAATTTAAGGCAAAACAGAAGAACCTGGAGGGTTGAGACCTACCTTAAAAGTTTTTTAAAAGTAGGATTAGCAAGAGATAGCATTCATTATAACAATGAGATTATTGCTAAGATTTTAGCTCAAAATCACATAAACGCATCCATCTTCGAAATCATTGTAATTATATCGTTTTTGGTAATTGGGTCTTTAAGAGAGTATGCGCTTTTTATGATTCCAGCAGCCGCAAGTTTATTCCTTCTTTTTACCATGTTATTAATGATTATTAGCGCATTGTACTCTTGGTTTAAAGGATGGACCATTTCGGTTATTATACTCCTGGTGCTTATTATCAATTCGGCATCTTCCGAAACCAACATACTAAACAAAGAGAGTAGAGGATTTGGATTGAACTATGACAGTAGAACTCCATACAACGAATATGTACGTTCTGGATTCCCAGATGAAGAGAAGCGTGAGCAGGACAGGGCGATAACCCTAGAGATGCTTAATAATTGGAAGGATAAGATTCGTAAAAAATACGGAAAGCGTAAGCCTAAAATGATCCTGCTTAATTCTAGTGGAGGCGGGATGCGTTCTGCGCTATGGAATTTTAAACTCCTAAATTATTTGGATAGTGTTACTCAGGGTGCTTTCTACGATCACGTTGTTTTAATCACCGGTTCATCAGGAGGGATGCTGGGGCAATCATATTTCAGAGAGATTAAACTAAGAACCCAACAAGGACATGACATCCAAGCCCCCTTGAATTATTACCCGAAATTGGGGAAAGATATTCTAAACCCTATTGCCTTTAGCTTGGTAACAAATGACTTGTTCATTCGATATCAAAGAATTAAAGACAACGACTTTTCTTACGTTAAAGACCGAGGCTATGCATTTGAGAAAGCCTTTAACGAAAACACCAATTACTTTCTAGACAAACGGATGGGAGATTACACAATGCCTGAACGAAAGGCGGAGATCCCCATGATGATTATTACCCCGTCTATTGTTAACGATGCTCGGAAATTATTAATCGCTAGTAACCCCGTAGGTTACCTTACGACAAATCCCGATGAGGAGTCTCGTCCTCTGCTGGAAAACATTGAAATGGCACATTTACTCGCGGCCAGTCAACCTTTGGATTTAAAATTTACATCGGCCTTACGGATGAGTTCAACCTTTCCCTACATCCTACCTTCGGTAACCCTTCCTACTTACCCAGGAATAGATGTTATAGATGCCGGGTTGAGAGATAATTACGGGCTCACCACCTCCATTGCATTTGCATCTGAATTCGAAGACTGGATAGCGAGAAATACTTCCGGAGTAATATTTCTTCAAATGAGGGATTTACAAAAAGTGGCATCGGTAAATAAAAACATCAATTCCACCTTCCTCAAAAAACTAATATCTCCCTTAGAGACGGTTTATGGAAATATTTTTAATGTCCATAATTTCAACCAGGATCAAATTTGGAAACAATTTACAAGTGGAAGTAAAATCAAGGCTGAAACAGTTATCATTACCTTGCAGCGTTCTAGAAAAGATAAGATTTCCCTTTCCTGGCATTTAAGTCAAAAAGAAAAACAATACATAACGCAGAGTTTACAAGAACCCGGCAACTATCCGGAGATTGAAAACCTGCTCAATAAATTATCCAATGGGCGCTAA
- a CDS encoding formimidoylglutamase, translating into MLEHLNKGDYIKPRQGETKLGEDFIWLGRDWRDEMTSDQLKYVIVGVREDFGPRANLGKPGAKDFFDAFLTTWCNFQSNQFLNGKEVAVLGCVDFAKNLKISKSSTYSLSELRQGVEKMDEILWTILKDVYKQNKIPILVGGGHNNAFPLIKGAAVAFNNAIQALNFDAHSDFRNTQEGRHSGNSFSLAMESGFLDYYCVAGLHKNYNSQYLIDTMDAKKIATLYLEDIPIGASEEFLNQWIEVKLKSNRKLGIEIDMDGIENIKSSAQSPYGFSLRTMRNLIQYLAGDKRICYLNITEAIPDENNQSAKAASYLVGDFINRKT; encoded by the coding sequence ATGTTAGAGCACCTAAACAAAGGAGATTATATAAAACCCAGACAGGGCGAAACCAAATTAGGAGAAGATTTCATCTGGTTGGGTAGAGATTGGCGAGATGAGATGACTTCCGATCAATTGAAATATGTAATTGTAGGTGTGCGGGAGGATTTTGGACCCAGAGCCAACTTGGGCAAGCCAGGGGCGAAGGACTTTTTCGATGCTTTTCTTACTACTTGGTGTAATTTTCAATCAAACCAGTTCCTAAATGGCAAGGAAGTGGCAGTGCTTGGCTGTGTTGATTTTGCCAAAAATTTAAAGATTTCAAAAAGCTCCACCTATAGCCTCTCAGAATTGCGCCAAGGGGTTGAGAAAATGGATGAAATTTTGTGGACCATCCTTAAAGATGTCTACAAGCAAAACAAAATCCCAATTTTGGTAGGAGGCGGTCATAACAATGCTTTCCCACTTATTAAAGGAGCAGCCGTAGCTTTTAACAACGCCATTCAGGCACTTAACTTTGATGCGCACAGCGACTTTAGAAATACCCAGGAAGGAAGACATTCGGGAAACAGCTTTTCTTTAGCCATGGAGTCAGGTTTTTTGGATTATTACTGCGTGGCGGGACTCCACAAAAACTACAACAGCCAATATTTAATAGATACCATGGATGCTAAAAAGATAGCAACTTTGTATCTCGAAGACATTCCGATCGGTGCCTCCGAAGAATTTCTAAATCAGTGGATAGAGGTAAAATTAAAATCAAACCGAAAGTTGGGGATAGAAATTGATATGGATGGCATTGAAAATATAAAATCAAGCGCCCAAAGCCCCTATGGATTTTCATTGAGGACAATGAGAAATTTAATCCAGTATCTTGCAGGCGACAAAAGAATCTGTTACCTTAATATCACCGAAGCAATTCCGGACGAAAACAACCAGAGTGCAAAGGCTGCATCATATTTAGTTGGCGATTTTATTAACCGAAAAACTTAA
- a CDS encoding translation initiation factor, with product MGKSKKNRVNVVYSTNPDFDYDHDDHEEEETLPPSEQQLKVWIDKKQRAGKEASIVKGFVGSADDLKQLAKEIKQACGTGGSAKDGEIIIQGDKRDAIVNYLIKKGYKAKKAGG from the coding sequence ATGGGTAAAAGCAAAAAGAACCGCGTAAATGTAGTTTACTCTACAAATCCAGATTTTGATTACGACCACGACGATCACGAAGAGGAAGAAACACTTCCTCCATCGGAGCAACAGCTTAAAGTGTGGATAGACAAGAAACAAAGAGCCGGAAAAGAAGCTTCCATTGTAAAAGGGTTTGTGGGTAGCGCAGACGATTTAAAGCAGTTAGCTAAGGAAATAAAACAAGCGTGTGGAACGGGCGGCTCCGCTAAGGATGGAGAAATTATTATACAAGGGGATAAGAGAGACGCAATCGTAAATTATTTAATAAAAAAGGGATATAAAGCCAAAAAGGCAGGTGGATAA
- a CDS encoding DinB family protein: protein MGANKLSKIHNKLTLMQIEDLDRLSEFQDIDLQRETSESKWSAIQVLNHLYMTEKGTINFLEKSLGKSDELGKVNFKNRFRAYLLQRFLKSKRKAKAPSKLPDPKNDTSLEELKSKFDRLHSQHDEFLNKVPSNIFGKTVFKHPYIGWMEINDVYRFMANHWAHHRHQLERIEKDLKNG, encoded by the coding sequence ATGGGCGCTAACAAGCTTTCAAAAATCCATAATAAGCTAACCCTTATGCAAATTGAGGATTTAGACCGATTATCAGAGTTTCAAGACATCGATCTTCAAAGAGAAACAAGTGAAAGTAAATGGTCTGCTATACAGGTTTTAAACCATTTGTACATGACCGAAAAGGGCACCATAAATTTCCTGGAAAAATCTTTGGGCAAGTCGGATGAATTGGGAAAGGTTAATTTCAAAAATAGATTTAGAGCTTATCTTTTGCAGCGGTTTTTAAAATCGAAGAGAAAAGCAAAAGCCCCATCGAAACTTCCCGACCCTAAAAATGACACTAGCCTAGAAGAGTTAAAATCTAAGTTCGATCGGCTACATAGTCAGCACGATGAATTTCTTAACAAAGTACCTTCTAATATATTTGGTAAAACCGTATTCAAGCACCCCTACATAGGGTGGATGGAAATAAATGATGTCTACAGGTTTATGGCTAATCACTGGGCCCACCACAGACATCAATTAGAAAGAATTGAGAAAGATTTAAAAAATGGGTAA